A portion of the Paenibacillus hamazuiensis genome contains these proteins:
- the lipA gene encoding lipoyl synthase: MAINTERKPDWLKIKLPSIESNENHKELKNMMRTKTLHTVCEEAKCPNIHECWANRTATFMILGDICTRACRFCAVKSGLPTELDLQEPERVADAALQMGLRHVVVTSVARDDLADGGASIFAETIRAIRRKLPMAGVEVLIPDFMGSEESLRIVMEAKPDILNHNIETVERLSDRVRSKAKYDRSLQLLARSKAMAPNIPTKSSIMIGVGEEWDEILRAMDDLRAVDCNIMTIGQYLQPTKSHLMVKKYYTPEQFAELKAEGMKRGFDHVESGPLVRSSYHAHEQVKSAQKE, from the coding sequence ATGGCTATCAATACGGAGAGAAAACCAGACTGGCTAAAAATAAAGCTGCCCAGCATTGAAAGCAACGAAAATCATAAAGAATTGAAAAATATGATGCGCACCAAGACGCTGCACACCGTTTGCGAAGAGGCCAAATGTCCGAACATCCACGAGTGCTGGGCGAACCGCACCGCTACGTTTATGATTCTCGGCGATATTTGCACGCGGGCTTGCCGGTTTTGTGCCGTAAAGTCAGGCCTGCCGACCGAGCTCGACCTGCAGGAGCCGGAGCGCGTTGCCGATGCGGCGCTGCAGATGGGGCTGCGCCACGTCGTCGTCACGTCGGTGGCGCGCGACGATTTGGCTGATGGCGGCGCTTCGATCTTCGCGGAAACGATCCGCGCGATCCGGCGCAAGCTGCCGATGGCCGGCGTCGAAGTGCTGATTCCCGATTTTATGGGAAGCGAGGAGAGCCTGCGCATCGTGATGGAGGCGAAGCCGGACATTCTGAACCATAACATCGAGACGGTCGAACGGCTATCCGACCGGGTTCGCTCGAAGGCGAAATACGACCGCTCGCTGCAGCTGCTGGCGCGTTCCAAAGCGATGGCCCCGAACATTCCGACCAAGTCGAGCATCATGATCGGCGTAGGGGAAGAGTGGGATGAGATTTTAAGGGCGATGGACGATTTGCGTGCGGTGGACTGCAACATCATGACGATCGGCCAATACTTGCAGCCGACCAAGTCCCATCTGATGGTCAAAAAGTACTACACCCCCGAGCAGTTCGCCGAGCTGAAGGCGGAGGGCATGAAGCGGGGCTTCGATCACGTGGAATCGGGTCCGCTCGTTCGCAGCTCCTACCACGCGCACGAGCAGGTCAAGTCCGCACAAAAGGAATAA
- the larB gene encoding nickel pincer cofactor biosynthesis protein LarB, whose translation MIPLDYILKSVQNGDLDLDEAKQQIEQHLQQQASAGDRVADIGFAQLDIDRQKRTGFPEVIFGEGKTAEQILSIFQKLMEHSDRVLATRVSADKAEFVTAGIPGVKYHAAARALTWTKKPLVPERDGYIAVVCAGTSDLPVAEEAAVTAEMMGSRVERVFDVGVAGIHRLFRRLDLIRGADAIVVAAGMEGALASVLGGLVSKPIIAIPTSVGYGASLGGIAALLAMLNSCAPGVSVVNIDNGFGAAYSAAVIHKNLR comes from the coding sequence ATGATACCATTGGATTATATATTAAAATCGGTTCAAAACGGCGACCTCGACCTCGACGAAGCGAAGCAGCAGATCGAGCAGCACCTGCAGCAGCAAGCCAGCGCGGGCGACCGCGTTGCGGACATCGGATTCGCCCAGCTCGATATCGACCGCCAGAAACGCACAGGTTTTCCTGAAGTGATTTTCGGGGAAGGCAAGACCGCGGAACAGATCTTATCGATTTTTCAAAAGCTCATGGAGCATTCGGATCGGGTGCTTGCCACCAGAGTGAGCGCCGATAAGGCGGAGTTCGTAACGGCAGGCATCCCCGGCGTAAAATACCATGCCGCCGCCCGTGCGCTGACCTGGACGAAAAAACCGCTCGTTCCCGAACGCGATGGTTACATCGCTGTCGTATGTGCCGGCACGTCGGACTTGCCCGTTGCCGAGGAAGCCGCCGTTACGGCGGAAATGATGGGCAGCCGCGTCGAACGCGTGTTTGACGTCGGCGTCGCCGGCATTCATCGGCTGTTCCGCCGGCTGGACTTGATCCGCGGAGCGGATGCGATCGTCGTCGCCGCCGGCATGGAAGGCGCGCTGGCCAGCGTGCTCGGCGGTCTCGTTTCAAAGCCGATCATCGCCATCCCGACCAGCGTCGGTTATGGCGCGAGCCTCGGCGGCATCGCCGCTTTGCTCGCCATGCTCAATTCGTGTGCGCCGGGCGTCAGCGTCGTCAATATCGACAACGGCTTCGGAGCCGCTTACAGCGCCGCCGTGATTCATAAAAACCTACGATAA